One genomic segment of Terrihabitans soli includes these proteins:
- a CDS encoding TerC family protein translates to MDYIFTLLADPAAWAALLALITMEVVLGIDNLLFISILTNKLPPERRSFARRLGIGMAVGMRIALLFVIAWIIGLTAPLFSVFGNEISWRDIILIGGGLFLVWKATKEIHHHMEPPEEGDMFESRAAELTVAATIGQILVLDLVFSIDSIVTAVGMTEHVPIMIVAVLVTVSVMLLAADPLGNFIGRHPTVIMLALGFLLLIGVALIADGFGVKIPKGYIYAAMAFSALIEALNLFARRNRKTA, encoded by the coding sequence ATGGACTATATTTTTACGCTGCTTGCCGATCCCGCTGCCTGGGCGGCATTGCTGGCGCTGATCACGATGGAAGTCGTGCTCGGCATCGACAATCTTCTTTTTATCTCGATCCTCACCAACAAGCTGCCGCCCGAGCGGCGCTCGTTCGCGCGGCGCCTCGGCATCGGCATGGCGGTCGGCATGCGCATTGCGCTGCTCTTCGTCATTGCGTGGATTATCGGCCTGACCGCGCCATTGTTCTCGGTGTTCGGCAATGAGATTTCCTGGCGCGACATCATCTTGATCGGCGGCGGCCTCTTCCTCGTCTGGAAAGCGACGAAGGAAATCCATCACCATATGGAGCCGCCCGAAGAGGGCGATATGTTCGAATCCCGCGCGGCGGAACTCACCGTTGCCGCGACCATCGGCCAGATCCTCGTGCTCGATCTCGTCTTCTCGATCGACAGCATCGTCACTGCGGTCGGCATGACCGAGCATGTGCCGATCATGATCGTGGCGGTGCTCGTCACCGTCAGCGTGATGCTGCTCGCCGCCGACCCGCTCGGTAATTTCATCGGCCGCCATCCGACCGTGATCATGCTGGCGCTGGGCTTTTTGCTCTTGATCGGTGTTGCGCTGATTGCCGACGGCTTCGGAGTCAAAATCCCGAAGGGCTATATCTATGCGGCCATGGCCTTCTCGGCGCTGATCGAGGCGCTGAACCTCTTCGCGAGGCGAAACCGCAAAACGGCCTGA
- the lpdA gene encoding dihydrolipoyl dehydrogenase — MADTYDLVVIGTGPGGYVCAIRAAQLGLKTAVVEKRATLGGTCLNIGCIPSKALLHASHLFEEAEHKFGGMGIGVSPKLDLKTMQAFKQKGVDGNVKGVDFLMKKNKIDVHFGAGTITAPGKISIKPEKGNATEITTKNIVIATGSDVTRLKGVEIDEKRIVSSTGALELSKVPGKLLVIGAGVIGLELGSVWRRLGSEVTVVEFLDRILPGMDTEVARQFERLQSKQGITFKLGSKVTGVDGSGKTLKATIEPAAGGKAEVIEADVVLVAIGRVPYTAGLGLDKLGVQLDERGRVKTDGHFKTSVNGIYAIGDVIAGPMLAHKAEDEGMAVAEILAGKAGHVNYGVIPSVVYTYPEVASVGQTEEELKTAGTAYSIGKFPFTANGRAKANDTTDGFVKILADATTDKVLGVHIIGPEAGTLIAEAALGMEFGASSEDIARTCHAHPTLSEAVKEAALAVDKRAIHM; from the coding sequence ATGGCTGACACTTACGATCTCGTCGTTATCGGCACCGGCCCCGGCGGCTATGTCTGCGCCATCCGCGCGGCGCAGCTCGGGCTGAAAACCGCCGTCGTCGAAAAACGCGCAACGCTTGGCGGCACCTGCCTGAACATCGGCTGCATTCCGTCGAAAGCGCTGCTGCACGCCTCGCATCTCTTTGAAGAAGCCGAACACAAATTCGGCGGCATGGGCATCGGCGTTTCGCCGAAACTTGATCTGAAGACCATGCAGGCCTTCAAGCAGAAGGGCGTCGACGGCAATGTGAAGGGCGTCGACTTCCTGATGAAGAAGAACAAGATCGATGTGCATTTCGGCGCCGGCACGATCACCGCACCCGGCAAGATTTCGATCAAGCCCGAGAAAGGCAACGCGACCGAGATCACGACGAAAAACATCGTCATCGCGACGGGATCCGACGTCACGCGCCTCAAAGGCGTCGAGATCGACGAGAAGAGGATCGTCTCCTCGACCGGCGCGCTTGAGCTGTCGAAAGTGCCGGGCAAGCTGCTCGTCATCGGCGCGGGCGTGATCGGCCTTGAGCTCGGCTCGGTCTGGCGTCGCCTTGGCTCTGAGGTCACCGTCGTCGAATTCCTCGACCGCATCCTGCCCGGCATGGATACGGAAGTGGCTCGCCAGTTCGAACGCCTGCAGTCCAAACAGGGCATCACTTTCAAACTCGGCTCGAAGGTCACCGGCGTCGATGGGTCGGGCAAGACCCTGAAGGCGACGATCGAACCCGCCGCCGGCGGCAAAGCGGAAGTGATCGAAGCCGATGTTGTTCTCGTCGCCATCGGCCGCGTGCCGTATACGGCAGGTCTCGGCCTCGACAAGCTGGGCGTTCAGCTCGACGAGCGCGGCCGCGTCAAGACCGACGGCCATTTCAAGACCTCGGTCAACGGTATTTACGCCATCGGCGACGTCATCGCCGGACCGATGCTCGCTCACAAAGCCGAAGACGAAGGCATGGCGGTTGCCGAGATTCTCGCCGGCAAAGCGGGCCATGTGAATTACGGCGTCATACCGAGCGTCGTCTACACCTATCCGGAAGTCGCCAGCGTCGGTCAGACGGAAGAAGAACTGAAGACCGCCGGCACCGCTTACAGTATCGGCAAGTTCCCGTTCACCGCGAACGGCCGCGCCAAGGCGAACGACACGACGGACGGTTTCGTAAAAATCCTTGCCGACGCCACGACCGACAAGGTGCTCGGCGTACATATCATCGGCCCGGAAGCCGGAACCCTTATCGCGGAGGCTGCGCTCGGCATGGAATTCGGCGCATCGTCCGAAGACATCGCCCGCACCTGCCATGCGCATCCGACTTTAAGCGAAGCGGTGAAGGAAGCAGCGCTCGCCGTCGATAAGCGCGCGATTCATATGTGA
- a CDS encoding MAPEG family protein, with protein sequence MPQEIVVLALGVALLFFHISLQAILATMELGRAWNASARDERIQVKGLYAGRAERALKNYLETFTALIALSLALAVLNKTGGIATTGAWIWLLARLVYIPLYLMGIPYIRSAVWVVAALGLFLMFIALFM encoded by the coding sequence ATGCCTCAAGAGATCGTCGTCCTCGCCCTCGGGGTCGCCCTTCTCTTCTTCCACATCTCGCTGCAGGCGATCCTGGCGACGATGGAACTCGGCCGCGCCTGGAACGCCAGCGCGCGCGACGAGCGCATTCAAGTGAAAGGTCTCTATGCCGGACGCGCCGAGCGCGCACTGAAAAACTATCTTGAAACCTTCACCGCCTTGATCGCGCTTTCGCTGGCGCTCGCCGTTCTGAACAAGACCGGCGGAATTGCCACGACCGGAGCCTGGATCTGGCTTCTCGCTCGTCTTGTCTACATACCGCTATATCTCATGGGCATTCCCTATATCCGTTCCGCGGTCTGGGTTGTGGCCGCCCTTGGCCTCTTCCTGATGTTCATCGCGCTCTTCATGTGA
- the odhB gene encoding 2-oxoglutarate dehydrogenase complex dihydrolipoyllysine-residue succinyltransferase: MATEIRVPALGESVTEATIGKWFKKPGDAVKADEPLVELETDKVTVEVPAPAAGVLSEIAAKEGDTVNVGAKLGAIDAGASAAASNGSAEKKSGGTGNPNEKTDTAKPIKAAEEEVKPRAVPKSADDQAPSVRRLAAESGVSPPASGTGKDGRVTKGDMLSVIQGGAQSRPAASAPSAPAAPRAPSAPADVEREERVRMTRLRQTIARRLKDAQNTAALLTTYNDVDMTAVMELRSHYKDDFEKRHGVKLGFMGLFTKACVHALKEVPAVNAEIDGDDLVFKNYYHMGIAVGTERGLVVPVVRDVDKKTLPEIERAIVEAGKKAREGHLGIEDMQGGTFTISNGGVYGSLMSMPILNAPQSGILGMHRIEQRPVVRNGEIVARPMMYLALTYDHRVVDGQGAVTFLVKVKEALEDPARLVLDL; the protein is encoded by the coding sequence ATGGCAACCGAAATTCGCGTACCGGCTCTGGGTGAAAGCGTCACCGAGGCCACGATCGGCAAGTGGTTCAAGAAGCCGGGCGATGCCGTCAAAGCCGACGAGCCGCTGGTCGAGCTTGAAACCGACAAGGTGACGGTGGAAGTGCCGGCGCCCGCCGCCGGTGTTCTGTCCGAAATCGCCGCCAAGGAAGGCGACACCGTCAATGTCGGCGCAAAGCTCGGCGCCATCGATGCCGGCGCGTCTGCTGCCGCCTCCAACGGCAGCGCCGAGAAGAAATCCGGCGGCACCGGTAACCCGAACGAGAAGACCGATACGGCAAAGCCGATCAAAGCTGCCGAAGAAGAGGTGAAGCCGCGCGCGGTTCCGAAATCTGCCGACGATCAGGCGCCGTCCGTGCGCCGTCTCGCGGCGGAATCGGGCGTCAGCCCGCCGGCATCGGGAACCGGCAAAGACGGCCGCGTGACCAAAGGCGACATGCTGTCGGTCATTCAGGGTGGTGCGCAGTCGCGCCCAGCCGCATCGGCTCCTTCGGCTCCCGCCGCGCCGCGCGCGCCTTCCGCTCCGGCCGATGTAGAGCGCGAAGAGCGCGTGCGCATGACGCGCCTGCGCCAGACCATCGCGCGCCGCCTGAAGGATGCGCAGAACACCGCGGCCCTGCTGACGACTTATAACGATGTCGACATGACCGCCGTGATGGAGCTGCGCTCGCATTACAAGGACGATTTCGAAAAGCGCCACGGCGTGAAGCTCGGCTTCATGGGCCTGTTCACCAAGGCCTGCGTGCACGCGCTGAAAGAGGTTCCGGCCGTCAACGCCGAGATCGACGGCGACGACCTCGTCTTCAAGAACTACTACCATATGGGCATCGCCGTCGGCACCGAGCGCGGCCTTGTCGTGCCGGTCGTGCGCGATGTCGACAAGAAGACCCTGCCCGAGATCGAACGCGCCATTGTCGAAGCCGGCAAGAAGGCACGCGAAGGCCATCTCGGCATCGAAGACATGCAAGGCGGCACGTTCACCATCTCGAATGGCGGCGTGTATGGCTCGCTGATGTCGATGCCGATCCTCAACGCGCCGCAATCGGGCATTCTCGGCATGCATCGCATCGAGCAGCGCCCGGTCGTGCGCAATGGCGAGATCGTGGCGCGGCCGATGATGTATCTGGCACTGACTTACGATCACCGCGTGGTCGACGGCCAGGGCGCCGTCACCTTCCTCGTCAAGGTCAAGGAAGCTCTCGAGGATCCCGCGCGCCTCGTGCTCGATCTGTAA